In Methanofervidicoccus sp. A16, the sequence TTTAGATATCCTTTTTTTTCCAGCCAACTAACCTGGTTCTTGGTATATCTCCATATTATATCACACTTCTTGTCAGACTGTACCTCCCAGGGAGACACTATTACAACGTCTCCCTCCTTTATCCATATCTTCCTCTTCAACTTTCCAGGGATTCTACCCATTCTAACCTTTCCATCTACACATCTAACCCTTACCCTACTGGCTCCGAGCATCTGCTCTATAACTCCCAGTATTTCATTCTGATCCTTTTTTGGTATCCTCACCCTAATTACTTCTTCCTGATTTTCCAACGTCTCACCTTTTTATATTTTTTATCTTATCTTTAATATAGTCGTAGATCATCCATATAATTATTAAAGGCAGAAATACCCATATATATTTTTTCAGGTATATAGATATATACCCTACATAAGGAATTATTAAGGGATTTCCATTAATTGTTATAACCCTCTGTTTTATCTGCTCTAAAGACACAAGTTCTGGATCGTAAATAGGATTGTTATCTCCCTTTGTAATTATGTAATAACTGCCATCAATATTTACCTTTTCTATTACCCTATGAATCACAGGTTTAGTTTTATCTCCACTATACACTGCCAAGGTTTTATTATTTATCTGAAGGATATAATCTATTCTATTACCACTAAGAGGCCAGTGGGCTTTGTACACTACAATATCTCCAACTTCGACATCTTCAGGATTAAACTCCCAATATGCGTTTTCTACAACTACTAAATCGCCCCTCTTCATTACAGGGTACATACTGTTAGACACTACGACGTTGACATGACTCCAAACAATGAAAAAAACTACTAAGAATAATATCCATTCAATAATAATATTTTTTTTAGATTTTATCCACTTTAAAACTTTCTTTTTTTCTAAAGGTTTTTTGTAAATATTATCACCTGTATTTTTAATTTTAATATTTAATTCCAATTAAAATTTAATAAAAAATTATTTTTATTATAAAAACCCAGTCCCTATCAAAAATTTTATTAAATGGAATGGAATTTAAGAAATAATAAAAAACTATAATTTTAAATAAAAAAGAGATATAATCCTCTAAAAAAGAATTTAACAGAAATCCTGCTCTGTTTTACCAGTATTTAATATTCAGGAACCTTCCCAAAAGGTAAGTCATATATTTTTTTAATTACCATTTTTAATAGGAAACTAAATTGTTATTAATGATAATTAAAACTATAAATAAAAAGGTGTTTATATTATACATAGATATAGAAACAGGGATATATATCTACCCTTTTAAAGAAAACTCTAACAGCAGAGAAGAGGCACTTTCATAGTAATATACCTTATAAAATAATTTTTAAAGAAATAAATACTTATGGTGATAACATTGTCCCATAAAAACACCCTTAAAGATGTAAAACTTACAAAGATGGTAAAACTTCACGGTTGAGCATGTAAACTTCCCAACGCCCAGTTAGAGCACCTTATACAGGGAATTATCTCAGAGGAGGATTTAAGAGATGTCTATATTGGACTAGGAGATGACGGAGCAGTAGTTCTAAGGGGTGATATAGCCATAGTAAAGACAGTGGATGTCTTTACACCGATAGTGGACGATCCCTACCTTCAGGGAAAGATTGCAGGTTGCAACTCTACAAGTGATATCTACGCTATGGGGGTGTTAGATATAACTGGAGTATTGGTAATTATGGGTATACCAGAGAATCTTCCAGTGGAGGTTTCAAGGGAGATGTTAAAGGGATTCCAAGACTTCTGTAGAGGTGAAGGAACCACAGTGATAGGAGGGCATACTATTCTCAACCCATGGCCTCTTATAGGAGGTGCAGTGATAGGAGTAGGTAAGAAAGAAGACATACTTACCAAGGGGGGAGCCAGAGAGGGAGATAAGATAGTACTTACAAAACCTCTAGGTACTCAGACTGCAATGGCGCTCTCAAGGGTAGAAGAGGAGTATATCTCATTACTGGATATAGAGGATAGAGAGAGGGAGAAGATAATAAATAAAGCCATAGAGTTGATGACATTCTCCAACAGAAAGGGATTGTTAGCCCTTAGAGAACTTGAGAGAGAGGTAGGTAGGAGGGTAGGCCATGCAATGACTGACATTACAGGCTTCGGTATATTAGGCCACGGTAATGAGATGGCTAAACAGAGTAACGTTGAGATAGTGATACATACACTACCTGTAATAAAGGGTACCGAGCGCCTAGCCCCTCTCTTTGGACATCCATTGTTGGAGGGGTATGGAGCAGAGACTGCAGGGGGTCTTTTTATATCCGTAGATAGGGAGTACACTGAAGATCTCATAGAGAAACTTCAGAAGTATGGGTGTTATGGGTTTGAAGTTGGAGAGGTTAAAAGAAAGGGCGTTGGGAAGGCGTATCTAAGTAGAGACGTAAAGATAGTAGGTGTAGAGTAGGACATCCCGAACCTGTAAAGGAGGGATGTCCAAAAGATATTAGGTGAAAATGTGAGAATACTTGTCACAGGTGGTGCTGGATTTATAGGGAGCCATGTTGTAGATCATCTCCTAAAAAATAACTATACCGTTATAGTTTTGGACAATCTCAGCACTGGAAATATAAAAAACCTAAATAAAAAGGTTAAATTCATAAAAGGAGATATTAGGGATAAAAATTTAGATTTTAGAGATATAGACGGAGTTATTCACCTAGGTGCCCAGGTGAACGTTAGAACCTCCTTAGAAAAACCTCTCTACGACTGCGATGTAAATGTTATGGGAACTCTAAATATTCTAGAAACTATTAGGAGATACGACGTTGAAAAGATAGTTTTTGCCTCCTCTGTTGCGGTGTATGGAGATCCAAAGTATCTACCAGTGGATGAGGAGCACCCTAAGAAGCCCTTAAGTCCATATGGGTTGAGTAAGTACTGCGGTGAGAGATATATAGAACTATATGGTGATCTCTACGGTATAGACTACACTATTTTAAGGTATTCAAATGTCTATGGAGAGAGGCAGGATCCAAGGGGGGAATCTGGAGTTGTAAGTATCTTCATAGAGAGTATGCTTAAGGGTAAGGTACCTACTATCTACGGAGATGGGTATCAAACGAGGGATTTTGTATATGTTGGAGATGTTGCAAGGGGCACCATTATGGCTTTAAATTGGAAGAATAAGGTAGTGAACATCGGTACAGGAAAGGAAACTTCTATCAATCAGTTGTATAATACAATATCAGATATTTTAGATTTTAAGGAGAAACCTATATATTCAGATCCTCGAGAAGGTGAGATATATAGAATGGTGGTAAATATAGAGAGGGCCTTAGATCTCCAATGGAAACCTATTGTTGACTTAAGGGAGGGCATTAGGAGAACTATAGAGTGGATGAAGGAGTATTTAAGAGGAACATGCTAGATACCTCTTACTTGACTTTTCAAGTGTTTGAGACCTTTGGAGAAGATTTTTTTGCTCTTTTATTTTTTATATATTAAACCTATAAAATTATTTAACTAAATATGTTTAATTAATTTATTTGAATCTTATAAAGTTAAAAATTAATGTTTATTTAAATAAAAAATATCATTAAAAAAAGATGTGTGTTAATATGAGAGATATAATAAAGGAGGCTGTTAACAGTTTAGATGCATGTTTAGAGTTAAGGAGAGAGGTTATTAAAAGGATACTTAGAGGAAAATTATCTGAAAGTGATATAATAGAGATAGTGGATACAGTAGATGATCTAAGTATGGAAGATATTCAGAAACTTGGAAGTAACTTCAGGAGGTTCCCCCTAGGTTGTGATGTAGTGGAGATTGGAGTAGGTCCCTGTGCCTCCTCATTGACACTTAGGGAACTCCTAGAGAACTGCACCCTGGCAGATTATATAGGTTTTCCCATTCATGTATGTGCCTATGCCCTTGGAGATATAGGGGAGAGGGTGGGAATATCTCCTTTAGAGGTCTTTAAGAGGATCTATGAGATGGTGAAGGTGCCCATAGATCTTGATCACTTCGGTATGTACGGTCCAATGAGGTTTCCCAAGGAAATAACCCACTGTTATGGAGAGTGCTACTACCTTGGAGGGCCCTTTAGAGAGTGTCCAAGGGGTAGGATACATGGGAGACTGATAGAGAAGGAGAATGAGTATTCCCACGAGTTCCACCAGTGGATAGAACTTGCCTCCACAGTGTGTATAAACGTTGTAGAGGAGCAGGGGGGGACGGGACATGCCCCTCCACTTGAGGAGATGAAGGTTGTGGCAGAGGCCTGTAAAAAATACGGTAAAGGGTTAGAGGGAATATTTCATATTGGGGATGGATACGATGATCTTATAGAGGGTATTAAATCCTGTATTGAATTGGATGTAGATGTATTTGTCATCGAGGGGGCACCATTTAACTGTGCAAAGGATAGATTGAAGGCATTTGCAAAGGCGACAACTGTAAGTCGTATACTTGTTAAGGGAGGGGTTGTAGGTACAAATGGTGCCTACGAGGATGAGTGTAGAGTGGGACTTAGAAGTGGGTTAAATGTAATACTCAGTGGTTTTAAGGATAACCACCATGGTTATATGTGTGGATACTCCCCAAGGAGTGCTAAAAGGGGGAACTTTGGACTTCCAAGGGTGTTGAGTATAATAAAGGAGGAGATTGAGGGTAATAAGTTGGATACTGCTCTAATGGACAGTACCCTATCTAAGGCTATAGTGAGAGGATGTAAGTTTTTAAACTATAGAGGAGATAGTATGATATATCCTAACACCCTTGGAAGCTTCTTTATAGGTGATGCCCACTGGGTGGCATTTAGAAATAGTAATTTCTATAGGATAGAGAGATACGATAAAACCTTGGACGATATTGAAAGGGTTGATAGACTGGGATTACTGGGAGGTAGGTATATAGCCTGGGCAATGTCAAAGGTTTTAGAACCTGAGGAGGTGTATATCAGCGATCCAGATCCCTGGGTGGAGAGATCTACTGTAAAGGTACTTAGAGACGCTGGGATAGATGCCTATGGATGCAATGGAAGGGATGAAGAGGTACTGAAAAATGCAGATAAGACTTATATAACCTCCTTTATCCCTGAGATAGTACTGAAGATTAAAAGAAGATTCAAGGGCGAACGGAATTTAGAGAGTTTGATATAAGATAGGAGCCGCCCTCGTGAGGGATTAAGTAGATACGTGAGTAAATCTTCTATCCTTTAAATCCACCCTCACAATGGACTTGGGTTTCATTAGTTTCAACTCTTTTATGGATTCATTAATCCTACTCAGGACAACCTAAGTCTTTGCATAAAAAGGTTAAACACTCCAACGAACTACTATTCTAATTTTTATTAAAAATTATATTTTAAAAAAATTTATTATACCCTAGTTCCCACCAAAGTAATAATATAAAAAATAATAACAAAAACCCTAATTCCCATCAAAATGATAATTTAAAGAATAATAAAAATAATTATAAAAAAATAATAAAATAAAAAAATAAAGAAAATGTTTAAAAATAAAAAACTTCTATTATCCCAGATACAGCATTTTAAAAAGAAGATAGAAGGAAAATGATCCTCTGAATATCTTTTAATACAGGGATTCAAAATAAGATCTCCTGTCTTATCTAAATGATCAGAAAGATCTTAGGATATTTAATATTTTTTATATATAGATTTTATACTGATTATTTTAATCATGAGTTTTATTAATAATGATTATTATTATTTTCATTATTCTTTTAATCACTACTTGGATGGGAACTAAGGTTTTATTATAATTATTTTTAAAATATTGACTTTATAAATCTCTAATAGGTGGTTTAAATGAAAAAATCACTTATAATTTTAGGACTAATACTATCTATAGTTATTTCTCCCGTATATGGGTTATCAAATCTAAATATAAACATAACAACGAATTCTTCAGACTCTAAGGTTGGAGGTGTGATGGTAATCACTAAAAAGGTTAATTCCTCCGAAGAAATTAACTGTCATATAAGGTTTGAAATTAACCCAATAGTAATACTATTCCCTGATTATGGATTCTTTGTAGATAAGGATAGTATATTCAAGTACTCCTACAAAGTAAGTACCATACCTGAAAGGACAGTGATCCACCTAAACATTCTAGGAATAAAGATAGATATGGTGATTAATAGGGCTCTATACCTGCGCCACCTGTAGATAGTACTTACATCTTTCAAAATGCAGGAAAAGGATCGTTCAGATTTATTATTACCAACAGTACTAATATTTAAAAAATCCCGATCAATATCTAAAGATAATCTAAAGGTAAAATGACTCCTAATTAATCTTTTTAGAGATTTTACTCAAAAAAAAGAATAGTGGATAAAGTATCCTCAGATACCCCAGGTCTCCTCATAGATCAGTAGGGATGACTCTCATCATCGGATGTTTTATTATTATGATAACATTGGAAATATAATATAAAAAAGAGTTAAAATCTCATTGTCTATATTTCCAAAATATGAGGGAGAGCAATTATCTATTCTAATTAATTTCTTTAAAGACTCATTATTCTTTAATAATTAATTTAATAACTATTTTTTAAATATTTATTTTTTATTTTTTACCAGAACTTTTAATAACCCTTTAACTTCCTCTTCTTTAAGTAGGGCATCAACCCTCCATCCTTTAAGATCTCCATCATAAACTCTGGCAATCTCTGAGCCTCTAACTCTACACCTGTTGTAAGGTTTTTCACAATCCCCCTATTAAGATCCACCCTTAAAATATCCCCTTCTTTAACATGTCTCCTTATCCCCTTACACTCCAAAAGTGGAAGGCCTATATTAATAGCATTCCTGTAGAATATCCTTGCAAAACTCTCTGCAATCACTAAGGAAATACCTAAACCCTTCAAACCCATTGGAGCATGCTCCCTTGAACTCCCTGAACCGAAGTTCTTTCCCCCTACTATAATATCTCCCTCTTTAGCCTTCTTGGGAAACTCAGGATCTACACCAGTCATCGCATACCTTGCCAACTCCTCCTCTGTGGTATATACCAGATACCTCGCTGGCAGGATGGCATCTGTATCTATGTTATCGCCAAATACCCATGCTCTACCCTCTATTATCCACTCCATACTTTACACCTCCTATAACTTTTCAATAACAGTTTTTAGTATCTCCATATCACACTCTATCTCGATGGGCCTCTCACTTGCCCTTATAGCAGCATCTGGATCCTTCAAACCGTTACCAGTTGTAACACATACGATCTTCTCATCCCTATCTATTATCCCCATCTCCAACAACTTTATAAGTCCTGCAATGGACGCCCCAGATGCAGGTTCAACGAATATCCCCTCCTTCCTTGCAAGGAGTTTCTGTGCCTCTGTGATCTCCCTATCACTTACACTCTCTGCATAACCTCCAGAGGAGTATATTGCATCTAGGGCCTTTGGATAGTTAACTGGATTTCCTATCCTTATTGCAGTTGCTATGGTTTCAGGGTTCTCCACAGGTACTATAGTTCTAGAACCTCTCTTAAATGCATCTACAATAGGTTTTGCACCCTCTGCCTGGATACCTGTCATCTTTGGGAGATCCTCAATTATACCAGTCTCCTTAAACTCCTTAAACCCCTTCCATATTGCACTTATGTTTCCCGCATTTCCCACAGGTACTATAACCCTATCTGGCACCTCCCAATTTAACTGATCGCATATCTCAAAGCCTATGGTTTTCTGCCCCTCTAACCTGAAGGGATTTATAGAGTTGAGGAGGTAGAGTTTCCTATCCATTGCAAGTTCCATCACCATCTCAAGTGCCTCGTCGAAGTTCCCCCTTATCTGAATAACCTTTGCACCGTAGAACATGGCCTGGGCAAGTTTTCCAAGGGCTACCTTTCCCCCTGGAAGTAGTACTATACACTTCTTTCCAGATCTTGCAGAGTATGCTGCGAGGGAGGCAGAGGTATTCCCAGTTGAAGCACAACCAACAACATCAACTCCCAACTCCTCTGCCCTAGTTACCCCTACAGTCATACCTCTATCTTTAAAACTTCCAGTTGGGTTGGCACCTTCATTTTTTACGTATAG encodes:
- the eif1A gene encoding translation initiation factor eIF-1A → MENQEEVIRVRIPKKDQNEILGVIEQMLGASRVRVRCVDGKVRMGRIPGKLKRKIWIKEGDVVIVSPWEVQSDKKCDIIWRYTKNQVSWLEKKGYLKDLL
- a CDS encoding S26 family signal peptidase, which translates into the protein MKSKKNIIIEWILFLVVFFIVWSHVNVVVSNSMYPVMKRGDLVVVENAYWEFNPEDVEVGDIVVYKAHWPLSGNRIDYILQINNKTLAVYSGDKTKPVIHRVIEKVNIDGSYYIITKGDNNPIYDPELVSLEQIKQRVITINGNPLIIPYVGYISIYLKKYIWVFLPLIIIWMIYDYIKDKIKNIKR
- the selD gene encoding selenide, water dikinase SelD, whose amino-acid sequence is MVITLSHKNTLKDVKLTKMVKLHGUACKLPNAQLEHLIQGIISEEDLRDVYIGLGDDGAVVLRGDIAIVKTVDVFTPIVDDPYLQGKIAGCNSTSDIYAMGVLDITGVLVIMGIPENLPVEVSREMLKGFQDFCRGEGTTVIGGHTILNPWPLIGGAVIGVGKKEDILTKGGAREGDKIVLTKPLGTQTAMALSRVEEEYISLLDIEDREREKIINKAIELMTFSNRKGLLALRELEREVGRRVGHAMTDITGFGILGHGNEMAKQSNVEIVIHTLPVIKGTERLAPLFGHPLLEGYGAETAGGLFISVDREYTEDLIEKLQKYGCYGFEVGEVKRKGVGKAYLSRDVKIVGVE
- a CDS encoding SDR family oxidoreductase codes for the protein MRILVTGGAGFIGSHVVDHLLKNNYTVIVLDNLSTGNIKNLNKKVKFIKGDIRDKNLDFRDIDGVIHLGAQVNVRTSLEKPLYDCDVNVMGTLNILETIRRYDVEKIVFASSVAVYGDPKYLPVDEEHPKKPLSPYGLSKYCGERYIELYGDLYGIDYTILRYSNVYGERQDPRGESGVVSIFIESMLKGKVPTIYGDGYQTRDFVYVGDVARGTIMALNWKNKVVNIGTGKETSINQLYNTISDILDFKEKPIYSDPREGEIYRMVVNIERALDLQWKPIVDLREGIRRTIEWMKEYLRGTC
- the hmdC gene encoding 5,10-methenyltetrahydromethanopterin hydrogenase cofactor biosynthesis protein HmdC → MRDIIKEAVNSLDACLELRREVIKRILRGKLSESDIIEIVDTVDDLSMEDIQKLGSNFRRFPLGCDVVEIGVGPCASSLTLRELLENCTLADYIGFPIHVCAYALGDIGERVGISPLEVFKRIYEMVKVPIDLDHFGMYGPMRFPKEITHCYGECYYLGGPFRECPRGRIHGRLIEKENEYSHEFHQWIELASTVCINVVEEQGGTGHAPPLEEMKVVAEACKKYGKGLEGIFHIGDGYDDLIEGIKSCIELDVDVFVIEGAPFNCAKDRLKAFAKATTVSRILVKGGVVGTNGAYEDECRVGLRSGLNVILSGFKDNHHGYMCGYSPRSAKRGNFGLPRVLSIIKEEIEGNKLDTALMDSTLSKAIVRGCKFLNYRGDSMIYPNTLGSFFIGDAHWVAFRNSNFYRIERYDKTLDDIERVDRLGLLGGRYIAWAMSKVLEPEEVYISDPDPWVERSTVKVLRDAGIDAYGCNGRDEEVLKNADKTYITSFIPEIVLKIKRRFKGERNLESLI
- a CDS encoding 3-isopropylmalate dehydratase small subunit; this translates as MEWIIEGRAWVFGDNIDTDAILPARYLVYTTEEELARYAMTGVDPEFPKKAKEGDIIVGGKNFGSGSSREHAPMGLKGLGISLVIAESFARIFYRNAINIGLPLLECKGIRRHVKEGDILRVDLNRGIVKNLTTGVELEAQRLPEFMMEILKDGGLMPYLKKRKLKGY
- the thrC gene encoding threonine synthase, whose amino-acid sequence is MIQKCISCGKEYNVNDIIYTCQCGGLLEIVYDYEEIKDKVSKENLRKRELGVWRYLEYLPVENPEKIVSLHEGGTPLYRCKNLGEELGLKELYVKNEGANPTGSFKDRGMTVGVTRAEELGVDVVGCASTGNTSASLAAYSARSGKKCIVLLPGGKVALGKLAQAMFYGAKVIQIRGNFDEALEMVMELAMDRKLYLLNSINPFRLEGQKTIGFEICDQLNWEVPDRVIVPVGNAGNISAIWKGFKEFKETGIIEDLPKMTGIQAEGAKPIVDAFKRGSRTIVPVENPETIATAIRIGNPVNYPKALDAIYSSGGYAESVSDREITEAQKLLARKEGIFVEPASGASIAGLIKLLEMGIIDRDEKIVCVTTGNGLKDPDAAIRASERPIEIECDMEILKTVIEKL